From the genome of Spinacia oleracea cultivar Varoflay chromosome 2, BTI_SOV_V1, whole genome shotgun sequence, one region includes:
- the LOC110782130 gene encoding germin-like protein subfamily 1 member 17: protein MAIPNILTYIVIIAIASSVTYAADPTQLQDFCVAVNDPNTALFINGQFCKNPMDATPEDFFRQGLDRPGFTGNGNRLGANVTLVSAAQVPGLNTLGISIARIDFAPYGLNPPHTHPRATEILTVIEGTLYVGFVTSNLQNGENKLFDKVLNKGDVYVFPQGLIHFQLNVGKTPAVAIAGLSSQNPGVVTIGNAVFGAEKPISVDVLSKAFQLDGNVIKRLQSLFWVSP from the exons ATGGCAATTCCTAACATCCTTACCTACATTGTTATTATAGCTATCGCTTCCTCGGTTACCTACGCTGCTGATCCAACACAGCTCCAAGATTTCTGCGTTGCAGTGAATGATCCCAATACAGCAT TATTCATCAATGGACAGTTTTGTAAGAATCCAATGGATGCAACACCAGAGGATTTCTTTCGCCAGGGGCTTGATAGGCCAGGGTTCACCGGCAATGGCAATAGACTAGGTGCCAACGTGACCTTAGTCAGTGCAGCACAAGTGCCTGGCCTCAACACTCTTGGAATATCAATCGCTAGAATTGACTTTGCACCTTACGGGCTCAATCCTCCCCACACTCACCCTCGCGCTACTGAGATCCTTACAGTTATAGAGGGAACTCTATATGTTGGCTTCGTAACCTCTAACCTCCAAAATGGTGAAAATAAGTTATTTGACAAGGTTCTTAACAAAGGAGATGTGTATGTTTTCCCTCAAGGCCTCATCCACTTCCAGTTGAATGTTGGTAAAACTCCAGCTGTTGCAATTGCTGGTTTGAGCAGCCAAAATCCCGGTGTGGTCACTATTGGTAACGCTGTATTCGGGGCGGAGAAACCCATCTCGGTTGATGTTCTAAGCAAGGCATTTCAACTTGATGGCAATGTGATTAAGCGTCTACAGTCACTGTTTTGGGTCAGCCCCTAA
- the LOC110781965 gene encoding germin-like protein subfamily 1 member 17: protein MAIRNILTYIVVIAIASSVAYAADPTQLQDFCVAVNDPNAALFVNGQFCKNPMEATPEDFFRQGLDKPGFTGNGNRLGANVTLVSAAQVPGLNTLGISIARIDFAPYGLNPPHTHPRATEILTVLEGTLYVGFVTSNLQNGENKLFDKVLNKGDVFVFPQGLIHFQLNVGKTPAVAIAGLSSQNPGVVTIGNAVFGAEKPISVDVLSKAFQLDGNVIKRLQSMFWISP, encoded by the exons ATGGCAATTCGCAACATCCTTACCTACATTGTTGTTATAGCTATCGCTTCCTCAGTTGCCTACGCTGCTGATCCCACACAGCTCCAAGATTTCTGTGTTGCAGTTAATGACCCTAATGCTGCTT TATTTGTCAATGGACAGTTTTGTAAGAATCCAATGGAAGCAACACCAGAGGATTTCTTTCGCCAAGGGCTTGACAAGCCAGGGTTCACCGGAAATGGCAATAGACTAGGTGCCAACGTGACCTTAGTCAGTGCAGCACAAGTCCCAGGCCTCAACACTCTTGGAATATCAATCGCTAGAATTGACTTTGCACCTTACGGGCTCAATCCTCCCCACACTCACCCTCGTGCTACTGAGATCCTTACAGTTTTGGAGGGAACTCTGTACGTTGGTTTTGTGACATCAAACCTCCAAAATGGTGAAAATAAGTTGTTTGACAAGGTGCTTAATAAAGGAGATGTGTTTGTTTTCCCTCAAGGCCTCATCCACTTCCAGTTGAATGTTGGTAAAACTCCAGCTGTTGCAATTGCTGGTTTGAGCAGCCAAAATCCCGGTGTGGTCACTATTGGTAACGCTGTATTCGGGGCGGAGAAACCTATCTCAGTTGATGTTCTAAGCAAGGCCTTCCAACTTGATGGCAATGTCATTAAGCGTCTGCAGTCCATGTTTTGGATCAGCCCTTAA